The Streptomyces sp. NBC_01353 genome contains a region encoding:
- a CDS encoding transcriptional regulator, whose protein sequence is MAARPLVARQPNERLQALIQEAACSNAGLARRVNMVGAERGLDLRYDKTSVARWLRGQQPRGRAPGIIAEALGRKLGRTVTIDEIGMANGKNLASGVGLQFAPTVLGAIEQVCELWRSDVGRRDFLSGSTVAASALVEPSRDWLITGADAQVARSAGSRVGVSDVEAVRAMTSALVDLDRRFGSGHVRPVVVHYLNSVVAGMLSGSYREAVGRQLFAAVARLTELAGYMAVDTGQPGLAQRYYIQALRLAQAAGDRGYGGYVLAASMSHLAAQLGNPREIAQLARAAQEGARGRVTPRAEAMFYAAEARGHALLGDAHSFDAVAGRAVRALEQADPESGDDPDWIAHFDHAYLADELAHCHRDLGRAEAAARAAEESLSGHPQTRARRRAIGLVLLASAQVQRREVEQACHTGTQALELLATLRSSRGAEYLDDLKERLEPYAGEPSVREFGARLELFAA, encoded by the coding sequence ATGGCAGCCAGGCCACTCGTTGCCCGTCAGCCGAACGAACGGCTGCAGGCGCTGATTCAGGAGGCCGCGTGTTCCAACGCCGGCCTCGCCCGCAGGGTGAACATGGTCGGGGCCGAGCGCGGTCTCGATCTGCGCTACGACAAGACGTCGGTGGCGCGCTGGCTGCGCGGGCAGCAGCCGCGCGGCCGGGCGCCGGGGATCATCGCGGAGGCGCTGGGCCGCAAGCTGGGCCGCACGGTCACCATCGACGAGATCGGCATGGCGAACGGCAAGAACCTGGCCTCCGGCGTCGGGCTGCAGTTCGCGCCGACCGTGCTCGGCGCGATCGAGCAGGTCTGCGAGCTGTGGCGCAGCGACGTGGGACGCCGGGACTTCCTGTCCGGTTCGACGGTGGCGGCCTCCGCGCTGGTGGAGCCCAGCCGGGACTGGCTGATCACGGGCGCGGACGCGCAGGTGGCCCGGTCGGCCGGGTCGCGGGTGGGCGTCTCGGACGTGGAGGCGGTCCGGGCGATGACGAGTGCGCTGGTCGACCTGGACCGACGGTTCGGCAGCGGGCACGTCCGGCCGGTGGTGGTGCACTACCTGAACAGTGTGGTGGCGGGGATGCTGTCGGGCTCGTACCGGGAGGCGGTGGGCCGGCAGCTGTTCGCGGCGGTCGCGCGGCTCACGGAGCTGGCCGGGTACATGGCGGTGGACACCGGGCAGCCGGGGCTCGCCCAGCGGTACTACATCCAGGCGCTGCGGCTCGCGCAGGCGGCGGGCGACCGGGGCTACGGCGGGTATGTGCTGGCGGCCTCGATGAGTCATCTGGCCGCGCAGCTCGGGAACCCGCGGGAGATCGCGCAGTTGGCGCGGGCGGCGCAGGAGGGCGCGCGGGGGCGGGTGACGCCGAGGGCGGAGGCGATGTTCTACGCGGCGGAGGCCCGGGGGCACGCGCTGCTCGGGGACGCCCATTCCTTCGATGCGGTCGCGGGACGGGCCGTACGGGCGCTGGAGCAGGCCGATCCGGAGTCGGGTGACGACCCGGACTGGATCGCGCACTTCGACCACGCGTATCTGGCGGACGAACTGGCCCACTGTCACCGGGACCTGGGCCGTGCCGAGGCGGCGGCGCGGGCGGCGGAGGAGTCGCTGAGCGGGCATCCGCAGACGCGGGCCAGGCGCCGGGCGATCGGTTTGGTGCTACTGGCCTCCGCGCAGGTGCAGCGGCGCGAGGTGGAGCAGGCCTGTCACACCGGTACGCAGGCGCTGGAGCTCCTGGCCACGCTGCGGTCCTCGCGTGGGGCGGAGTATCTGGACGATCTCAAGGAGCGACTGGAGCCGTACGCGGGGGAGCCCTCGGTGCGGGAGTTCGGGGCGCGCCTCGAACTGTTCGCGGCCTGA
- a CDS encoding bifunctional DNA primase/polymerase, producing the protein MLTVEETIGVTEAAHIPKQRGELLLDCAVRYAEERHWDVFPGTWLEAVEGRERCSCGVESCATPGAHPARPDWSTQATGSAVGARRMWSKQPKASILLPTGRTFDAIEVPESAGFLALARMERMELTLGPVTCTPDRRMYFFVLPGAATKVPDLVRKLGWAPASIDLVTRGEGHFVAAPPTRVGGSGAVQWARRPTAANRWLPDAEELISPLAYACGREAAAARARRP; encoded by the coding sequence GTGCTCACCGTGGAAGAGACCATCGGAGTCACGGAAGCCGCACACATCCCCAAGCAGCGAGGCGAGCTGCTGCTGGACTGCGCCGTGCGGTACGCGGAAGAGCGGCACTGGGACGTGTTCCCCGGGACCTGGCTGGAAGCCGTGGAGGGCAGGGAGCGCTGCTCCTGCGGCGTCGAGAGCTGCGCCACCCCCGGCGCCCACCCGGCCAGGCCCGACTGGTCGACCCAGGCGACCGGCAGCGCCGTCGGGGCGCGGCGCATGTGGTCGAAGCAGCCCAAGGCGTCGATCCTGCTGCCGACCGGCCGCACCTTCGACGCGATCGAGGTGCCGGAGTCGGCCGGCTTCCTGGCGCTGGCCCGGATGGAGCGCATGGAGCTCACGCTCGGCCCGGTGACCTGCACCCCCGACCGCCGGATGTACTTCTTCGTCCTGCCGGGCGCCGCCACCAAGGTCCCGGACCTGGTCCGCAAGCTGGGCTGGGCCCCCGCCTCGATCGACCTGGTCACCCGGGGCGAGGGTCACTTCGTCGCGGCGCCGCCCACCCGGGTCGGCGGGTCCGGGGCCGTGCAGTGGGCGCGGCGGCCCACCGCGGCGAACCGCTGGCTGCCGGACGCCGAGGAGTTGATCAGCCCTCTCGCCTACGCATGCGGCCGGGAAGCGGCGGCGGCCAGGGCACGTCGGCCATAG
- a CDS encoding ABC transporter ATP-binding protein, with product MPDQAADGVFEQAGSAPESGAVPAVRVEGLWKRFGQQIAVNGIDLVLPAGKFIGLVGPNGAGKTTTLSMITGLLRPDAGRILVAGHDVWRDPESVAEVKARIGILPEGLRLFERLSGRELLAYSGRLRGLPGTEVDKRAAQLLDVLDLAGAQNKLVVDYSTGMRKKIGLAAALLHNPEVLFLDEPFEGVDPVSAQTIRGVLERYTGSGATVVFSSHVMELVESLCDWVAVMAAGQIRAQGPLAQVRGEAPSLQAAFLELVGANGREAAGDSLDWLGGGTAR from the coding sequence ATGCCTGACCAGGCAGCTGACGGAGTGTTCGAACAGGCGGGCAGCGCACCGGAATCGGGTGCGGTGCCCGCCGTTCGTGTCGAGGGGCTGTGGAAGCGCTTCGGGCAGCAGATCGCGGTGAACGGCATCGACCTCGTGCTGCCCGCGGGCAAGTTCATCGGTCTCGTCGGGCCCAACGGCGCCGGCAAGACCACCACCCTCTCCATGATCACCGGCCTGCTGCGGCCCGACGCCGGGCGCATCCTGGTCGCCGGTCACGACGTGTGGCGCGACCCGGAGTCGGTGGCCGAGGTCAAGGCCCGGATCGGCATCCTGCCGGAGGGGCTGCGCCTCTTCGAGCGGCTCTCGGGCCGCGAACTCCTCGCGTACAGCGGACGGCTGCGGGGGCTGCCCGGCACCGAGGTCGACAAGCGGGCCGCCCAGCTGCTCGACGTCCTTGACCTCGCCGGAGCGCAGAACAAGCTGGTCGTGGACTACTCGACCGGTATGCGCAAGAAGATAGGGCTCGCCGCGGCGCTGCTGCACAACCCCGAGGTGCTCTTCCTGGACGAGCCGTTCGAGGGCGTCGACCCGGTGTCCGCGCAGACCATCCGGGGCGTTCTGGAGCGGTACACCGGCTCGGGCGCGACCGTCGTCTTCTCCAGCCATGTCATGGAACTGGTGGAGTCGCTGTGCGACTGGGTCGCGGTGATGGCCGCCGGGCAGATCCGGGCCCAGGGCCCGCTGGCGCAGGTGCGGGGCGAAGCGCCCTCGCTGCAGGCCGCGTTCCTGGAGCTGGTGGGCGCGAACGGCCGCGAGGCCGCCGGCGACTCCCTGGACTGGCTGGGCGGCGGTACCGCCCGATGA
- a CDS encoding transporter: protein MTAVAPAPASLTSVFVRLKLSLLRNGLRQSAGRTAAYITSIVITAVFAAAMLLAFVLMRGNADTDSIVVLLTAVLALSWTVMPLFVPGGDETLDPSRLVMLPLRPRPLVRALLVASLVGVGPLFTLCIALGASLALAHGAAGVTAAVLAVPLVVLVCVALSRAVAAANVRLLTSRKGRDLAILSGLMIAVGIQVVNFGAQRLSRAGGLSSLEPAAAVVSWLPPSSAIAAVDSASEGDYAVAAAQLLLTVVVLGALLYWWQRSLVQLMTTPDGSTIGAASDAGRDRAGTGLLGRLLPGGRTGTVMERNLRYMWRDPKTKGAWVSSLAVGAIVPMFNALQGTGSIYFACFASGMLGLQMYNQFGQDTSAFWMVAQTISTTADAYAELRARALALLLITLPFTVLVTTATAAVLGDWSSLPDALGVALALLGAMLATGAVTSAIFPYSIPQDSAYKNVAPGQGGLAWMSIFGGMIAGALLCGPVIGATIYLNVADQESLLWLLLPGGALYGALIAWAGLKVAAPRTARRLPEILAAVSK from the coding sequence ATGACCGCGGTCGCTCCGGCCCCTGCCTCCCTGACCTCGGTCTTCGTACGGCTCAAGCTGTCGCTGCTGCGCAACGGGCTGCGGCAGTCGGCCGGCCGTACCGCCGCGTACATCACCTCGATCGTGATCACCGCTGTCTTCGCGGCGGCGATGCTGCTCGCGTTCGTGCTGATGCGGGGCAACGCGGACACGGACTCGATCGTGGTGCTGCTGACCGCGGTGCTCGCGCTGTCGTGGACCGTGATGCCGCTGTTCGTCCCCGGCGGGGACGAGACGCTCGACCCGTCCCGGCTCGTGATGCTGCCGCTGCGGCCCCGGCCGCTGGTGCGCGCGCTGCTCGTGGCCTCGCTGGTCGGCGTCGGGCCCCTGTTCACGCTCTGCATAGCGCTGGGTGCCTCCCTCGCGCTGGCGCACGGCGCGGCGGGTGTGACGGCCGCGGTGCTCGCGGTGCCGCTGGTGGTCCTGGTGTGCGTGGCGCTGTCGCGGGCTGTCGCCGCGGCCAACGTACGGCTGCTGACCTCGCGCAAAGGCCGTGACCTGGCGATCCTGAGCGGCCTGATGATCGCGGTCGGCATCCAGGTGGTCAACTTCGGGGCCCAGCGGCTCAGTCGGGCCGGGGGCCTGTCCTCCCTCGAACCGGCGGCCGCGGTCGTGAGCTGGCTGCCGCCCTCGTCGGCGATCGCCGCGGTGGACTCGGCGAGCGAGGGCGACTACGCGGTGGCCGCGGCCCAACTGCTGCTGACCGTGGTGGTGCTGGGGGCGCTGCTGTACTGGTGGCAGCGGAGCCTGGTTCAGCTGATGACGACGCCGGACGGCTCGACGATCGGCGCGGCGTCCGACGCGGGCCGGGACCGTGCCGGTACGGGCCTGCTGGGGCGGCTGCTGCCGGGCGGGCGTACGGGCACGGTGATGGAGCGCAACCTGCGCTACATGTGGCGCGACCCGAAGACGAAGGGGGCATGGGTCTCCTCGCTCGCGGTCGGGGCGATCGTGCCGATGTTCAACGCCCTCCAGGGGACGGGCTCGATCTACTTCGCGTGCTTCGCCTCGGGGATGCTCGGCCTCCAGATGTACAACCAGTTCGGGCAGGACACCTCGGCGTTCTGGATGGTCGCGCAGACGATCTCGACGACGGCGGACGCGTACGCCGAGCTGCGGGCGCGGGCCCTGGCCCTGCTGCTGATCACGCTGCCGTTCACGGTCCTGGTGACGACGGCGACCGCGGCGGTCCTCGGCGACTGGTCATCTCTCCCGGACGCACTCGGCGTGGCGCTCGCCCTGCTCGGCGCGATGCTGGCGACGGGCGCGGTGACCTCGGCGATCTTCCCGTACTCGATCCCCCAGGACAGCGCGTACAAGAACGTCGCTCCCGGGCAGGGCGGGCTGGCCTGGATGTCGATCTTCGGCGGAATGATCGCGGGCGCGCTGCTGTGCGGCCCGGTGATCGGGGCGACGATCTACCTCAACGTGGCGGACCAGGAGTCCCTGCTCTGGCTCCTGCTCCCGGGCGGCGCGCTGTACGGCGCGCTGATCGCCTGGGCAGGCCTGAAGGTCGCGGCGCCCAGGACGGCACGGCGCCTGCCGGAGATCCTGGCGGCGGTGAGCAAGTGA
- a CDS encoding subtilase-type protease inhibitor translates to MRYVLRNTALTTALSTGLALIGIAASPAQAEPVPSTAAPTGLYPPSALVLAIGRGEDVATATVARAVTLNCAPTPSGTHPAPELACADLTSVDGDLAELTVAWSNSPCTKIWDPVTLTGDGVWEGKRISWTATYGNACEMNVGMARSSVFSF, encoded by the coding sequence GTGCGTTACGTCCTCCGCAACACCGCTCTCACCACCGCTCTCTCCACCGGCCTGGCCCTCATCGGCATCGCGGCAAGCCCCGCCCAGGCCGAGCCCGTTCCCTCGACCGCCGCGCCGACCGGCCTCTACCCGCCGTCGGCGCTCGTGCTCGCGATCGGCAGGGGCGAGGACGTGGCGACGGCGACGGTCGCCAGGGCGGTCACCCTCAACTGCGCCCCCACGCCCAGCGGTACCCACCCGGCGCCCGAACTGGCCTGCGCCGACCTGACCTCGGTCGACGGAGACCTCGCCGAACTGACCGTGGCCTGGAGCAACAGCCCCTGTACGAAGATCTGGGACCCGGTCACGCTCACCGGCGACGGCGTATGGGAAGGCAAGCGGATCAGCTGGACCGCCACGTACGGCAACGCGTGCGAGATGAACGTCGGCATGGCGAGGAGCTCGGTCTTCTCGTTCTGA
- a CDS encoding LysR family transcriptional regulator → MDIEAVRTFVAVTEAGQFQEAAVELRITQQAVSKRVASLERALGVTLFVRTARGARLTLDGQAFLPHAREVLRAVERAAASVRPGERALRVDVLQRRISPALALRGFYESHPGTDLDVVTLSDANATRAIEAVLAGEVDATFRAVAPGDLPEGIRAERVLDDPLQLLVGPRHPLASARSLTLAELSGHRIWIPGIKPGTEWGAFYDELTEAFDLRIDAVGPDFGSEALMDSIADSAALATLVGSGDSYVWPAGHDLRRIPIEGPAPVYPHSFVYRTANPHPVLAALRGHLVQARPTPPADAWTPSWAGSGS, encoded by the coding sequence GTGGACATCGAAGCCGTGCGCACCTTCGTCGCCGTCACGGAGGCCGGGCAGTTCCAGGAGGCCGCCGTGGAGCTGCGCATCACTCAGCAGGCGGTTTCCAAGCGCGTGGCGAGCCTGGAGCGCGCGCTCGGGGTGACGTTGTTCGTCCGTACCGCCCGCGGTGCCCGCCTCACCCTGGACGGGCAGGCGTTCCTCCCGCACGCCCGCGAGGTCCTGCGGGCCGTGGAACGGGCGGCGGCATCGGTACGGCCCGGCGAGCGGGCGCTGCGCGTGGATGTGCTGCAGCGGCGCATCTCCCCGGCGTTGGCCCTGCGGGGCTTCTACGAGTCCCACCCGGGCACTGATCTGGACGTGGTCACGCTCTCGGACGCGAACGCGACCAGGGCGATCGAGGCGGTACTGGCAGGCGAGGTCGACGCGACCTTCCGTGCCGTGGCCCCGGGCGACCTGCCCGAGGGGATCCGTGCCGAGCGCGTCCTGGACGATCCGCTGCAGCTGCTCGTCGGACCGCGCCACCCGCTGGCCTCGGCGAGGTCCCTGACCCTGGCGGAGCTGTCCGGGCACCGGATCTGGATCCCGGGCATCAAGCCGGGCACCGAGTGGGGGGCCTTCTACGACGAGCTCACGGAGGCCTTCGACCTCCGCATCGACGCGGTCGGCCCCGATTTCGGGAGCGAGGCGCTGATGGACTCGATCGCCGACTCCGCCGCCCTGGCCACACTCGTCGGAAGCGGAGACAGCTACGTGTGGCCGGCGGGCCATGACCTGCGGCGGATCCCGATCGAGGGGCCGGCACCGGTCTATCCGCATTCGTTCGTGTACCGGACGGCCAACCCGCACCCGGTGCTCGCGGCGCTGCGCGGGCATCTCGTGCAGGCCCGCCCGACGCCACCGGCCGACGCCTGGACACCGAGCTGGGCCGGCTCGGGTTCCTGA